In Actinoplanes octamycinicus, the genomic window TGACCAGCCCGATCGGGTCGACCGTGCGCCACCGCGCGGTGTCCCCGGTGGCCGCGTAGTGGATCCGCAGCCGCCGCCCGGCCAGCACCGCGCCGCGCACCACGGCCATCGTCGCGGCCGGCACCTCCTCGGCGACCAGCCGGCGGGAGAGCAGGTCGGTCTCCGGCTCGACCAGCAGCCGGGCGGTGGCCCGGTGGCTGTCCGGCAGCGCGTCGGCCACCTTGCGCCGGGCCGAGGCGAGCGCCGGCCCGAGCCCGAGGCCGCGTCCCGATCCGGCGGTCAGCAGCGCCAGGGCCTCGTCGTGATTCAGCCCGGTCAGCTCGGTCCGGAAGCCGGGCAGCAGCGCGAACCCGCCGTGCCGGCCGCGCTCGGCGTAGACCGGGACGCCGGCCGCGGAGAGCGCCTCGATGTCGCGCAGCACCGTGCGGGTGGACACCTCCAACTCGCGGGCCAGGGTGTCCGCGGTCAACCGGCCGCGCTGGCGGAGCAGCAGGACCAGCGAGACCAGTCGATCGGCGCGCATCCGCCGAACCTACCGGAATACACGACACAGGATGTCGTGATTTCCCGGCAGGCTCCCCGGCAGGAATTCCGAGAAGGAAGTGGAGCGACACATGGCAGTGGAACGTACGGCGGTCAACCCGTGGACGTGGTCGGCGGAGCTGGGCTTCAACCAGGGTGAGCTGGTCTCCGGGCAGACCCGGACGCTGTACTGCTCCGGGCAGACCGCGATGGACGCCGACGGCAAGCCGCAGCACGACGGCGACCCGGCCGCCCAGCTGGCGCTGAGCCTGGACAACCTGGAGGCGGTGCTCGCCGCGGCCGGCATGACGCTGGCCAACCTGGTCCGGCTGAACGTCTACACCACCGACGTGGACGGGCTGTTCCCGCACTACGGGGTGCTGGCGGCCCGGCTGGGCGCGGCCGGGGTGGCGCCGCCGACCACCATGCTCGGGGTGACCCGGCTGGCGATCCCCGGCCAGCTGGTCGAGCTAGAGGGGACCGCGGTCGGCTAGTGCGGTGTCCACTAACGTTCGCCGGGATTCTTGTCGTACCCCTGTGCTGCAATCACCGGCATGCCGCGACGCCGGGATCCCGCAAGCCGACCCGTGGTGCTGCGCACTGCCCGGGTCGGGCTGCGCTTGACTCGGGGTCAGCGCAACCGCTGCTTCGGACTGCTGCGCGCGGCCGGCGACGTGTGGGCCTGCATCCTGGAGATCAACAGCTGGCGCCGTCGGCGCGGTGAACCGCCCGTCGCCGGCTATCAGCAGTTGTGCCGGCTGCTCACCGAGTCAGGGCCAGGCACCTTCGCAGAACTCGACACCGCCGGGGCCCGGTCCGTGCTCCGCCGGTACTCCGACGCCTGGTTTTGCGCCGCCGCCCGCCGCAAGGCCGGGCACACCGACGTGCGGTTCCCGCGCCGCCGCCGGGCGCTGATGCCGATCCGCTGGTATCACGGCACCTTCGCTCTCGACGGCCGCCGGCTACGCCTGCCCACCGCCGCCGGATGCCCGCCCTTGTGGGTGCGCTTGGATCGGCTGGCTCCCTACCCGTGCGAGACGATCCGGTCGGTCACCTTGCTGTTCGACGCCGGCCGGCTCTGGATCGACATCACCGCCGAACTGCCCGTGGCCACCTACCCCGCCGGGCAGCAACCCGACCCCGACCGGATCGCCGGCGTCGACCTGGGCATCATCCACCCCTACGCCGTCAGCACCCTCGACGGCGCCGGGCTGCTGGTGTCCGGCCGGGCGATCCGGGCCGAGCACCGGATGCACCTGGCCGACACCAAAAATCGGCGTAAAGCCGTCGCCGGCCGCGCCCCGAAACCCGGCCAGCGGGGGTCCCGTCGCTGGCGCAAGACCCGCCGCCGGGCCCGTCTCGTCGAGGCCCGGCATCGTCGCCGGATCCGGCAGGCCCAGCACGAAGCCGCCACCAGCGTGATCGACTGGGCGGTCAAGCAGCGGGTCGGGACGCTGAGCGTCGGCGACCCGCGCGGGGTCCTCGGCCTGCCGGCAGGACGGCGGCACAACCTACGACTACGGCAATGGCAGATCGGCCGCAGCCTGGCCATCCTGCACGACAAAGCCGCGCTCGCCGGGATACGGGTGCATCTGGTCGACGAGCGCGGCACCTCGTCGACGTGTCCGAACTGCCGCACCCGCATCACCAAACCGGCGGGACGCACCATGCGCTGCCGCACCTGTCTGTTCGCCGGGCATCGGGACCTCGCCGCGGCGTTCACCATCGCCACCCGCACCCCGGGCGGCGTCATCACCACCCCGGCCGGCATGCCGGCCGGGGTGGTCACGCACCGTCGAGCCGGACGGCACCTGCCCGGTGCCGGCCGGTCCCGGCGTGATCCACGCCGCCCAGCGGCACCAGGATCAGTTGGCCGGCTCAGGCCCGCCCCACCACCTTCGGTGGGGAGTCGCTCGTCCATACCACCCGGCATGGACGAGGATCCACAACACACCACCGGGAAACCCGGCGAACGTTAGTGGACACAGCACTAGCGGGTCGGCCAGCAGCGGGGCGAAGCCCAGCTCGGCGGCGCCGATCAGCGTGGTGTCGCCGGCGAAGGCGGACAGCCGCAGGCCGGCCCGCTCCCGGGAGACCGGCATGGCGTGCGTCGCAATCCGGGCCGCGACCTGCGGGGCCGCGGCCCGGTAGACGTCCCGCAGCATGCCGCCGAAGATCACCGCGCCGGGGTTGAACAGGTTGATCAGGTTGGCCACTCCGATGCCCAGCCAGTCGCCGACCCCGGCCACCGCCCGGGCCGCCGCGGAATCGCCGGCCAGCGCGTCGTCGACGACCGCGCGGACCGCGGCGGCGCCGGTCGGGCCGTCGCCCCGGCCGGCCGCGTCGAGCAGCGCCGACTCGCCGGTCTCCGCCTCCAGGCAGCCACGCGAGCCGCACAGGCACGGACGACCGTCGAACGGGTTCACCAGCATGTGCCCGACCTCGCAGCCGTAGCCGCTCTCGCCGCCGAGCAGCTTGCCGCCGACCAGGATGCCGCCGCCCACACCGACGTCGCCGTGCAGGTAGATCAGGTCGGCGACGCCGGCGCCGGCGCCGCGCTGGTGCTCGGCCAGCGCG contains:
- a CDS encoding RidA family protein, which codes for MAVERTAVNPWTWSAELGFNQGELVSGQTRTLYCSGQTAMDADGKPQHDGDPAAQLALSLDNLEAVLAAAGMTLANLVRLNVYTTDVDGLFPHYGVLAARLGAAGVAPPTTMLGVTRLAIPGQLVELEGTAVG
- a CDS encoding helix-turn-helix transcriptional regulator, giving the protein MRADRLVSLVLLLRQRGRLTADTLARELEVSTRTVLRDIEALSAAGVPVYAERGRHGGFALLPGFRTELTGLNHDEALALLTAGSGRGLGLGPALASARRKVADALPDSHRATARLLVEPETDLLSRRLVAEEVPAATMAVVRGAVLAGRRLRIHYAATGDTARWRTVDPIGLVTVRDRGYLLASRAGADRTYRLSRVLAAEELPEPAQRPDRVDLDRIWQERRARFLSEDHLTVHVRVHPGRREELLTHAVAVRAEEPEPDGWLRLEVTFQDSWHAEWALWQLGLGAEALDPPSLRTALGNRAAELAARYRIPYSEPCLSNDSVSRSTPSSPRATAGG
- a CDS encoding RNA-guided endonuclease InsQ/TnpB family protein, giving the protein MVLRTARVGLRLTRGQRNRCFGLLRAAGDVWACILEINSWRRRRGEPPVAGYQQLCRLLTESGPGTFAELDTAGARSVLRRYSDAWFCAAARRKAGHTDVRFPRRRRALMPIRWYHGTFALDGRRLRLPTAAGCPPLWVRLDRLAPYPCETIRSVTLLFDAGRLWIDITAELPVATYPAGQQPDPDRIAGVDLGIIHPYAVSTLDGAGLLVSGRAIRAEHRMHLADTKNRRKAVAGRAPKPGQRGSRRWRKTRRRARLVEARHRRRIRQAQHEAATSVIDWAVKQRVGTLSVGDPRGVLGLPAGRRHNLRLRQWQIGRSLAILHDKAALAGIRVHLVDERGTSSTCPNCRTRITKPAGRTMRCRTCLFAGHRDLAAAFTIATRTPGGVITTPAGMPAGVVTHRRAGRHLPGAGRSRRDPRRPAAPGSVGRLRPAPPPSVGSRSSIPPGMDEDPQHTTGKPGER
- a CDS encoding ROK family transcriptional regulator — protein: MRTKRTSLGTLLHHVHVSGPLSRAALAERMGVNRSTILGLTAELAAAGLVREEHPAGTTGAGRPSLVVRPESERFWVLAFDVAVDRLTAARVGLGGPILARAETGRSRAGVDLDLVVDRLARLGRELVDTAPPGTTCVGVGASYCGMIRPGDGMVRYGPELGWVDQAFGAELGKALDLGHPVAVGNEAHLGALAEHQRGAGAGVADLIYLHGDVGVGGGILVGGKLLGGESGYGCEVGHMLVNPFDGRPCLCGSRGCLEAETGESALLDAAGRGDGPTGAAAVRAVVDDALAGDSAAARAVAGVGDWLGIGVANLINLFNPGAVIFGGMLRDVYRAAAPQVAARIATHAMPVSRERAGLRLSAFAGDTTLIGAAELGFAPLLADPLVLCPLTFAGFPGGVLWILVHAGWYGRATPHRRWWGGPEPAN